Proteins encoded by one window of Bifidobacteriaceae bacterium:
- a CDS encoding recombinase family protein codes for MRAANGCGSSRVVARPQLDDVLGRLVDGDTLVVWMLDRLGRSVGGLVRIVAALGERGVHLRSVTDQIDTASPAGRLVFHVFAALAEFEADLIRERTVAGLAAAKDRGRPGGRPTAMTPQRIAAARQLLADGKSVAEVARTLGVSRGAVYANLGRPSG; via the coding sequence GTGCGGGCTGCGAACGGGTGTGGGTCGAGCAGGGTGGTGGCGCGTCCCCAGCTTGACGACGTGCTGGGACGCCTGGTTGACGGCGACACGCTGGTGGTGTGGATGCTCGACCGGCTGGGCCGGTCGGTGGGCGGCCTGGTGCGGATAGTGGCGGCGCTCGGGGAGCGCGGCGTCCACCTGCGGTCAGTCACGGACCAGATCGACACCGCCAGCCCCGCCGGGAGGCTGGTGTTCCACGTGTTCGCCGCCCTGGCGGAGTTCGAGGCGGACTTGATCCGGGAGCGCACGGTGGCGGGGCTCGCGGCAGCCAAGGACCGGGGGCGGCCCGGTGGGCGGCCAACCGCGATGACGCCGCAGCGGATCGCGGCGGCGCGGCAGTTGCTCGCAGACGGCAAGAGCGTGGCCGAGGTGGCGCGAACCCTCGGGGTGTCGCGGGGCGCCGTGTACGCCAACCTGGGCAGGCCGAGCGGCTAG
- a CDS encoding PadR family transcriptional regulator has product MRMTHSLVQVAVALMEAPDDRHWGYELSQSSGVRSGVMYPLLTRMLNEGWLADGWEDAEETGGSRPPRRYYTLTDKGRTGLGGVLRRAETEARFAPFFGGPAWVT; this is encoded by the coding sequence ATGAGGATGACTCATTCCCTTGTTCAGGTGGCGGTGGCGCTGATGGAGGCGCCTGACGACCGACATTGGGGCTACGAATTGTCGCAGTCGTCAGGCGTCCGCTCCGGCGTCATGTACCCGCTGCTGACCAGGATGCTCAACGAGGGCTGGCTGGCCGACGGCTGGGAGGACGCCGAAGAGACCGGCGGCTCGCGGCCGCCCCGCCGCTATTACACGCTGACAGACAAGGGGAGAACAGGCCTCGGCGGCGTCCTTCGCCGCGCCGAGACCGAGGCGCGGTTCGCGCCGTTCTTTGGGGGGCCGGCATGGGTGACCTAA
- a CDS encoding PadR family transcriptional regulator, with the protein MKMTHSLVQVAVALMEAPDNRHWGYELSQSSGLRSGVMYPLLTRMLDEGWLADGWEEAEETGGTRPARRYYTLTDKGRTGLGGVLRRAAGEPRFAPFFGRSPVWAT; encoded by the coding sequence ATGAAGATGACCCACTCGCTTGTCCAGGTGGCGGTGGCGCTGATGGAGGCGCCTGACAACCGGCACTGGGGCTACGAATTGTCGCAGTCGTCAGGCCTCCGCTCCGGCGTCATGTACCCGCTACTGACCAGGATGCTGGACGAGGGATGGCTCGCGGACGGGTGGGAAGAAGCCGAAGAGACGGGAGGGACGCGGCCAGCGCGCCGCTACTACACGCTGACAGACAAGGGGAGAACAGGCCTCGGCGGCGTCCTCCGCCGCGCTGCGGGCGAACCCCGATTCGCCCCCTTCTTCGGGAGGAGCCCAGTATGGGCGACCTAG